In Desulfovibrio litoralis DSM 11393, a genomic segment contains:
- the malQ gene encoding 4-alpha-glucanotransferase has protein sequence MNNRSSGVLLHISSLPSKYGIGDLGTVAYEFAKLLINANQLYWQMLPITPTNSALGNSPYSSPSAFAGNYLFISPEMLVQDNFISWQELENIFQSNQENNSQNIHINYELVEKQKKQLLDFAYQKNKLQLSNNQDFQIFCKKEAYWLNDYAAFCALKEYHQGLEWKLWAEPLKHKEQAVVDSWSSEHCELFDKERFIQFIFYQQWNAFYNHCKKIGLKLIGDLPIYVTYDSADVWANPQYFKLDDNLEPTHVAGVPPDYFSETGQRWGNPVYNWNTLKHDNFSWWVKRVKHNLNLFDTIRIDHFRGFVNYWEIEASEQTAINGEWIDAPGFELFETLNTKPEKLSIIAEDLGIITSSVKDLRDTFEFPGMKVLQFAFGGNLSENPHIPFSYTKNSVVYTGTHDNPTTKEWFSSIANEEEKQQLQAYVGHEVQMHNANAVLMRLAMASIANIAIIPMQDILALGEEGRMNTPSSSSGNWSWRMTETQLNSETFSVLSWLTKFFAR, from the coding sequence ATGAATAACAGATCGAGTGGTGTTTTATTACATATTTCTTCTCTTCCTTCAAAATATGGAATAGGCGATTTAGGTACTGTGGCTTATGAATTTGCCAAGTTGCTCATAAACGCAAACCAACTCTATTGGCAAATGCTACCTATAACCCCTACTAATTCCGCCTTGGGAAACTCTCCCTATTCCAGCCCCTCGGCTTTTGCCGGAAATTATCTTTTTATCAGCCCTGAAATGTTGGTACAAGATAATTTTATCTCATGGCAAGAACTCGAAAATATTTTTCAAAGTAATCAAGAAAATAATTCACAAAATATTCATATAAATTATGAGTTAGTAGAAAAACAAAAAAAACAACTCCTCGATTTTGCATATCAAAAAAACAAATTACAACTTTCAAACAATCAAGATTTTCAGATTTTTTGTAAAAAAGAAGCATATTGGCTTAACGATTATGCGGCTTTTTGTGCTTTAAAAGAATATCATCAAGGTTTAGAGTGGAAACTTTGGGCTGAACCGTTGAAACATAAGGAACAAGCTGTCGTCGATAGTTGGTCTTCCGAACACTGTGAACTTTTTGACAAAGAGCGTTTTATTCAGTTTATCTTTTATCAACAATGGAACGCCTTTTATAATCATTGTAAGAAAATCGGCTTAAAATTAATTGGCGATTTACCTATTTATGTTACTTATGATAGTGCTGATGTTTGGGCAAATCCGCAATATTTTAAACTTGACGATAACCTCGAACCAACTCATGTTGCAGGCGTTCCACCAGACTATTTCAGTGAAACAGGACAACGTTGGGGAAACCCGGTTTATAACTGGAACACGCTAAAGCATGATAACTTCTCTTGGTGGGTTAAAAGAGTAAAACACAACCTTAATTTATTCGACACAATACGCATTGACCACTTTAGAGGGTTTGTAAATTATTGGGAAATAGAGGCAAGCGAACAAACCGCCATTAACGGCGAGTGGATAGACGCACCGGGCTTTGAATTGTTTGAAACCCTCAATACAAAACCTGAAAAACTCTCTATTATTGCTGAAGATCTTGGAATTATAACCTCAAGCGTAAAAGATTTGCGTGATACCTTTGAATTTCCGGGAATGAAAGTTTTACAATTTGCCTTTGGCGGTAATTTATCGGAAAATCCACATATTCCTTTTAGCTATACTAAAAACAGTGTGGTTTATACAGGAACACACGATAATCCAACGACCAAAGAATGGTTTTCTTCTATTGCTAACGAAGAAGAAAAACAACAACTACAAGCTTATGTCGGACATGAAGTTCAAATGCATAACGCAAACGCAGTATTAATGCGTTTAGCTATGGCAAGTATCGCCAATATAGCTATTATTCCAATGCAGGATATTTTGGCGTTGGGAGAAGAGGGAAGAATGAATACCCCTTCATCATCAAGCGGCAACTGGAGCTGGCGAATGACAGAGACTCAACTTAACTCAGAAACCTTCTCTGTCCTTTCTTGGCTAACTAAGTTTTTTGCCAGATAA
- the sppA gene encoding signal peptide peptidase SppA produces the protein MNDTYYTTSKQLPSFKERHPFIFWVAVLLTVLSLFNILKSFAGKIKSGSSFENTFAVIRIDGMILEADKTLAWIETIRKDQNIKAVILRIDSPGGGVGASEEIYTALARLNETKPVIASMGSIAASGGLFVAMGARKIVANQTTLTGSIGVKMEIPNLEGAMNFLGIRSQVLVTGELKDAGSMYRPMTEQEKEYLMNIMKDMNNRFIEVIGTSRKLAKEKVVAIADGRAITGNEAKKLGLIDELGDFNTAVDLAKKITGLEDSEIELKEEPEKEVGFLKTLLTSYLGIKIQSPHSVSYNFYY, from the coding sequence ATGAACGATACATACTATACAACAAGCAAACAACTCCCCTCTTTTAAAGAACGCCACCCTTTTATCTTTTGGGTCGCCGTATTATTAACAGTTTTAAGCCTGTTTAATATTCTGAAATCATTTGCAGGTAAAATAAAATCAGGCAGTAGCTTTGAAAACACTTTTGCCGTAATCAGAATAGACGGAATGATTCTTGAAGCTGATAAAACATTGGCTTGGATAGAAACAATAAGAAAAGATCAGAATATTAAAGCTGTTATCCTTAGAATAGACTCACCTGGCGGAGGCGTTGGAGCATCAGAAGAAATCTATACGGCTCTGGCAAGGCTCAATGAGACAAAACCCGTTATCGCCTCTATGGGCAGCATTGCGGCTTCGGGCGGTTTATTTGTTGCTATGGGGGCAAGAAAAATTGTTGCCAACCAAACTACCCTAACCGGTAGTATCGGCGTTAAAATGGAAATTCCCAATCTTGAAGGTGCGATGAACTTTTTGGGAATTCGCAGTCAAGTTTTGGTTACCGGAGAATTAAAAGACGCAGGCAGCATGTATCGCCCCATGACAGAACAAGAAAAAGAATATCTTATGAACATTATGAAAGATATGAACAATCGCTTTATTGAAGTAATCGGAACCAGCAGAAAATTAGCAAAAGAAAAAGTTGTTGCAATCGCAGACGGAAGAGCGATTACGGGAAATGAAGCCAAAAAACTCGGATTAATAGACGAACTTGGAGATTTTAACACAGCCGTAGATTTGGCAAAAAAAATCACCGGGTTGGAAGATAGTGAAATAGAACTTAAAGAAGAGCCTGAAAAAGAAGTTGGCTTTTTAAAGACTTTGTTAACTTCTTATCTGGGAATAAAAATACAAAGTCCTCACAGTGTCAGTTATAATTTCTATTATTAG
- a CDS encoding manganese-dependent inorganic pyrophosphatase, which yields MSALVLGHKNPDTDSIISAIAAADLMSKRGIPSTAVAQGKPTPETEFVLNKFGLKAPEVVSSVAGKKVVLVDYSDLAQAPADLKDAEIIAVIDHHKLGDITTSSPLLMWVWPVGCTGTVIKHMYDYYGIEIPKNIAGGLLCAILSDTVIFKSPTTTEDDKKAVDGLMKIAGVKDYKELGMDMFKVKSAVDGVPAKDLVFRDYKDFDMNGKKVGIGQLEVIDIKMLDKCKPDLVAEIAKAKADGRHSVFLLLTDIMQEGSEMLICSDDPSVVEKAFGVKGDKSVWLPRVMSRKKDVVPKFEAAFK from the coding sequence ATGTCCGCTTTAGTTCTTGGCCACAAAAACCCTGACACTGACAGTATTATTTCTGCTATCGCCGCCGCTGATCTTATGAGTAAACGCGGTATTCCAAGCACAGCAGTTGCACAAGGCAAACCAACACCGGAAACCGAATTTGTTTTAAATAAATTTGGTTTAAAAGCTCCGGAAGTTGTAAGCTCTGTTGCCGGAAAAAAAGTTGTATTGGTTGACTATTCTGACTTGGCACAAGCTCCTGCCGATTTAAAAGATGCTGAAATCATCGCCGTTATCGACCACCATAAACTTGGTGATATTACAACCTCAAGCCCTCTTTTAATGTGGGTTTGGCCTGTTGGTTGTACGGGAACAGTTATAAAACACATGTATGATTATTACGGAATAGAAATTCCTAAAAACATTGCCGGTGGCTTACTTTGTGCTATCCTCTCCGATACTGTTATCTTTAAATCTCCTACTACTACCGAAGACGACAAAAAAGCCGTTGACGGTTTAATGAAGATAGCCGGAGTTAAAGACTATAAAGAACTTGGCATGGATATGTTCAAAGTTAAATCAGCTGTTGACGGCGTTCCTGCTAAAGACCTCGTATTCCGTGATTATAAAGACTTTGACATGAACGGCAAAAAAGTCGGTATAGGTCAACTTGAAGTAATCGACATTAAAATGTTAGATAAATGTAAACCTGACCTTGTAGCAGAAATTGCAAAAGCCAAAGCCGACGGACGCCACAGCGTATTCCTGCTTTTAACCGATATTATGCAAGAAGGTTCAGAAATGTTGATTTGTTCCGACGATCCAAGTGTTGTTGAAAAAGCATTCGGAGTTAAAGGCGACAAGTCTGTCTGGTTACCTAGAGTAATGAGCCGTAAAAAAGACGTTGTTCCAAAATTTGAAGCCGCCTTTAAATAA
- a CDS encoding putative sulfate exporter family transporter, giving the protein MGTKKVVFNEDRVALLVGSFLFVMALLQMFGIDTLGWVVKTNIWTSPEMIFSASTYTNLNGIVALFVTYLGLMAILGTGIKLLNGDLKNFFFSFTVVFFVSYLCYAIGSYAYIAATPDQLEKYNIAWGMSLTGEAGFIIALVTGVLVGNLMPNASTTLREVCRPEMFVKIAIVVMGAELGVKAADGIGLASSIIALGLCAIVAAYLIYWAVVYYIARKYFKFSREWAAPLASGISICGVSAAIATGGAIRARPIVPIMVSSLVVVFTCIEMLILPFIAQQFLYHEPLVAGGWMGLVVKSDGGAMAAGAITEALIRAKAISSLGVNFEPGWVVMVTTTVKIFIDVFIGVWAFVLAYIWCTKFDPSVADGRMKFSAIWERFPRFVFGYVITFAVLLFISTQIEGGHANAKAMVKPLNSLRLIFFTLTFFTIGLVSNFKKLMEEGIAKLAIVYVICLFGFIIWVGLAISWIFFSGILPPVVS; this is encoded by the coding sequence ATGGGTACAAAAAAGGTTGTATTTAACGAAGATAGAGTTGCCTTGTTAGTAGGTAGCTTTCTTTTTGTTATGGCACTTTTACAAATGTTTGGGATTGATACTCTTGGTTGGGTGGTAAAAACAAATATCTGGACTTCTCCGGAGATGATTTTTTCTGCTTCAACTTATACTAATCTTAACGGTATAGTGGCGTTATTTGTTACTTATTTAGGATTAATGGCAATTTTGGGTACCGGAATCAAGCTTTTGAACGGGGATCTTAAAAATTTCTTTTTTTCCTTTACAGTAGTATTTTTTGTTAGCTATTTGTGTTATGCAATCGGGTCTTATGCGTATATTGCCGCTACGCCAGACCAGCTTGAAAAATATAATATTGCGTGGGGAATGAGCTTAACCGGTGAAGCGGGCTTTATTATTGCCTTAGTTACCGGTGTGTTGGTTGGTAACTTAATGCCAAATGCTTCAACCACTTTGCGTGAAGTTTGTCGTCCTGAAATGTTTGTTAAAATTGCAATCGTTGTAATGGGTGCTGAACTTGGCGTTAAGGCGGCCGACGGTATCGGGCTTGCTTCTTCTATTATTGCCTTGGGGCTTTGTGCTATTGTTGCTGCTTATTTGATTTATTGGGCTGTTGTTTATTATATTGCTCGTAAATATTTTAAGTTTAGCAGGGAATGGGCGGCTCCGCTAGCATCAGGTATCTCAATTTGTGGTGTATCCGCAGCGATTGCAACAGGTGGAGCTATTCGTGCCAGACCTATTGTTCCGATAATGGTTTCTTCTTTGGTTGTTGTTTTTACCTGTATTGAAATGTTGATCTTGCCTTTTATTGCACAACAATTTTTATATCATGAACCATTGGTTGCCGGCGGTTGGATGGGCTTAGTTGTAAAATCAGACGGTGGTGCTATGGCTGCCGGTGCTATTACCGAAGCTTTAATTCGTGCAAAAGCAATTTCGTCTTTGGGTGTAAACTTTGAACCGGGTTGGGTAGTTATGGTTACTACTACGGTTAAAATTTTCATCGACGTATTTATCGGCGTTTGGGCTTTTGTTCTTGCTTATATTTGGTGTACAAAGTTTGATCCTAGTGTTGCCGATGGACGTATGAAGTTTTCTGCAATATGGGAGCGTTTTCCTCGTTTCGTATTTGGATATGTTATTACCTTTGCGGTATTGTTATTTATTAGTACCCAAATAGAAGGTGGACATGCCAATGCTAAAGCTATGGTTAAACCGCTTAACTCATTGCGACTTATTTTCTTTACCCTAACCTTTTTTACTATTGGACTTGTTTCAAACTTTAAGAAGTTGATGGAAGAAGGAATAGCCAAACTGGCAATTGTTTATGTTATCTGTCTGTTTGGTTTTATTATTTGGGTTGGATTGGCAATTTCTTGGATATTCTTCAGCGGCATTTTGCCTCCTGTTGTCAGTTAA
- a CDS encoding HD domain-containing phosphohydrolase — protein MNKKTISLRLVVSISITIGMLLLAGIILFQNFRNSVDNTMFATRVTAKHVSDSINMSIRFPLAPSGIILRLLSNTVMVNALTVEERIQRLPLFVSVLNENPLTRAVFIGYDSGEIFLVRRASEKGIPFMSDMPETASFIVQSKSLNPEGSFLDQVFFFDAKLHLIKQLEVPYNIDPRQRKWFKLALATDDIAVTKPYIFYTTGDVGITVAAHGANKKSVVGLDIATTDISNVLAELRITPNTEMIIVDSEQNIFAYQDIDKLGIKDNHSTELPTLNKLEKPILNSIIQNTSKYGVLNSFRYNNEDWFGIVSPITALRGSSFFIVIAIPANELLAEVWSDIYKQALIALSVVAIMLIIGWQFGRSITKPLHHLTEQVINIGNFDFNKPIESKSILTEVQRLAQTLSLTRDTVRRFLQISFTLNKEKDLERMLENILGELLQLVQAKHGGIYLYNEKSGQLSIAVEQGVHYENINLTNLDISDENLIAIIQQQINGDEIIIPLRNRKNELIGCFCLENPGNAENRDALIGFMEQISKSAAVAIETRQLILAQKTLLDAIISLIAGAIDAKSKYTGGHCLRVPQIALNLLDKILEDQSSVFSDFKMSENQKEEFRIAAWLHDCGKITTPEHVVDKATKLEMIYNRIHEIRMRFEVLHREAELSCLKNILNGVNPIDAEQQCLEEQAKLAEEFAFIAKCNVGGEFMKDEDLERLYAIAKRTWLRYFDDTLGLSHEEGERVKKDQTLPVVEQLLADKETDKIPWTKDGVPPVEASDPRNIWGFDMKAPKYMANHGELYNLGIRRGTLNDEERFKINDHIVQTIKMLSALPFPKAMEHIPDIAGAHHEKMDGTGYPRRWNSEQMGVTEKVLAVADVFEALTAADRPYKSGKKLSEAISIMSRMAKEKHLDIAVFNFLLTSGVYLDYAKQNLALEQIDAFDIQKFIVSE, from the coding sequence ATGAATAAAAAAACAATATCATTGCGTCTTGTTGTTTCAATTTCTATTACTATAGGCATGTTGTTGCTTGCCGGTATTATTTTATTCCAAAATTTCCGTAACTCCGTTGACAACACTATGTTTGCAACCAGAGTAACTGCAAAACATGTTTCTGATTCCATAAATATGTCAATACGTTTTCCGCTTGCCCCATCAGGGATTATTTTAAGGCTTTTAAGTAATACAGTCATGGTAAACGCACTCACAGTGGAAGAACGTATTCAACGTCTACCTTTATTTGTCTCTGTTTTAAATGAAAACCCTTTAACAAGGGCAGTTTTTATCGGGTATGATAGCGGTGAAATTTTCCTCGTCAGGCGGGCGAGTGAAAAGGGAATACCTTTTATGAGTGATATGCCTGAAACTGCCAGTTTTATTGTACAGTCAAAAAGCTTAAACCCAGAGGGTTCTTTTTTAGATCAGGTTTTCTTTTTTGATGCTAAATTACATTTGATAAAACAACTGGAAGTTCCATACAACATAGATCCGCGTCAACGAAAATGGTTTAAACTTGCCCTTGCAACAGATGATATTGCCGTTACCAAACCTTATATTTTTTATACAACCGGAGATGTCGGAATAACCGTTGCGGCACACGGGGCAAACAAAAAATCTGTTGTGGGTCTTGATATAGCAACAACAGATATAAGTAATGTTTTAGCAGAGTTACGCATTACGCCAAATACAGAAATGATTATTGTTGATAGTGAACAAAATATTTTTGCTTATCAAGATATAGATAAACTTGGAATTAAAGATAATCATTCCACAGAATTACCTACTCTCAACAAACTTGAAAAACCTATTTTAAATAGTATTATTCAAAATACATCAAAGTATGGTGTACTTAATTCTTTTCGTTACAATAATGAAGATTGGTTTGGAATAGTCAGCCCGATTACTGCGTTAAGGGGGTCTTCATTTTTTATTGTAATTGCTATTCCTGCCAATGAATTACTAGCCGAAGTCTGGTCTGATATTTATAAACAGGCGTTGATTGCCTTGAGTGTTGTAGCTATTATGTTAATAATCGGTTGGCAATTTGGACGCAGCATTACTAAACCCCTTCATCACCTGACGGAACAAGTTATTAACATAGGTAATTTTGATTTTAATAAACCAATAGAAAGTAAGAGTATTTTAACAGAAGTACAAAGATTGGCTCAAACGTTGAGCTTAACTCGCGATACGGTCAGGCGGTTTTTGCAAATTTCCTTTACTCTTAATAAAGAAAAAGATTTAGAGCGTATGCTTGAAAATATTTTGGGTGAACTTTTGCAACTTGTACAAGCAAAACATGGTGGCATTTACCTTTATAACGAAAAAAGCGGACAATTATCGATAGCTGTTGAACAAGGTGTTCATTATGAAAATATTAATTTAACAAATTTAGATATTAGCGACGAAAACTTAATTGCGATTATACAACAACAAATTAATGGCGATGAAATTATTATTCCTTTGCGTAATAGAAAAAACGAATTAATAGGTTGTTTTTGTTTGGAAAATCCCGGTAACGCCGAAAACAGAGACGCTCTTATCGGGTTTATGGAACAAATTTCAAAATCGGCTGCGGTGGCTATTGAAACAAGACAATTGATTCTTGCACAAAAAACCTTGTTAGATGCAATTATCAGCCTTATCGCAGGGGCGATTGACGCTAAATCAAAATATACCGGTGGGCATTGTCTGCGTGTTCCACAAATTGCTTTAAACCTTTTGGACAAAATATTGGAAGACCAAAGTTCTGTTTTTTCAGATTTTAAAATGTCTGAGAATCAGAAAGAAGAGTTTAGAATTGCCGCATGGTTACATGATTGTGGAAAAATCACAACGCCTGAGCATGTAGTCGATAAGGCAACCAAGTTGGAAATGATTTACAACAGGATACATGAAATCCGTATGCGTTTTGAGGTTTTACATCGTGAAGCCGAATTGTCTTGTTTGAAAAATATTCTTAATGGCGTAAACCCCATAGATGCCGAACAGCAATGTCTTGAGGAACAAGCTAAATTAGCCGAAGAGTTTGCCTTTATTGCCAAGTGCAATGTGGGCGGTGAATTTATGAAAGACGAAGATTTAGAAAGGCTTTACGCTATTGCCAAAAGAACGTGGCTCCGTTACTTTGATGATACGCTCGGACTCTCGCACGAAGAGGGAGAAAGAGTAAAAAAAGATCAAACGTTGCCTGTTGTGGAACAACTTTTGGCAGACAAAGAAACAGATAAAATACCTTGGACAAAAGATGGGGTTCCGCCGGTTGAGGCTTCTGATCCTCGTAATATTTGGGGTTTTGATATGAAAGCACCAAAATATATGGCAAATCATGGAGAGCTTTATAATCTTGGTATTCGACGTGGAACTTTAAATGATGAAGAGCGTTTTAAAATTAATGATCATATTGTACAAACAATAAAAATGCTGAGTGCTTTACCGTTTCCAAAAGCTATGGAACATATTCCCGATATTGCAGGGGCACACCATGAAAAAATGGACGGAACCGGATATCCCAGACGTTGGAACTCAGAGCAAATGGGGGTTACAGAAAAGGTTTTGGCGGTGGCTGATGTTTTTGAGGCTTTAACGGCGGCCGATAGACCTTATAAAAGCGGAAAAAAACTTTCGGAAGCGATTAGTATTATGTCAAGAATGGCAAAAGAAAAGCATTTGGATATAGCCGTTTTTAACTTTTTGCTGACTTCGGGTGTATATTTGGACTATGCTAAACAAAATTTGGCACTTGAACAAATAGATGCGTTTGATATTCAAAAGTTTATTGTGTCTGAATAA